The proteins below come from a single Bacteroidota bacterium genomic window:
- the fusA gene encoding elongation factor G, giving the protein MAKAENTSLVFNRNIGIMAHIDAGKTTTTERILYYAGVNYKLGEVHEGAATMDWMVQEQERGITITSATTKIFWKYKDNAYAINIIDTPGHVDFTVEVERSLRVLDGAVALFCAVGGVEPQSETVWKQANKYNVPRIAFVNKMDRAGADFFSVVDQLKNKLGANPVPIHIPIGAENEFVGSIDLIKQKALIWNDEDFGMSFEVQDIPEDMIEITSEWRDKLLEAISDNDDLLLEKYLTDPDTITEEEIENGIRNAAVTMNITPVFCGSAFKNKGIQPLLDSIIKYLPSPVDLPPICGINPDTDEEEFRNSDPKEPFSALVFKIVTDPFVGKLAYFRVYSGTLNGGEAVLNIRTSKKERMSRIYQMHANKQNPIESIKAGDIGAGVGFRDIKTGDTLTALKSPILLESMDFPDPVIGIAVEPRTQADMDKLSIALSKLAEEDPTFTVRTAIDTGQTVISGMGELHLEIIVDRLKREFKVDCNQGAPEVSYKEAITTSVTYKEVYKKQTGGRGKFAEIEFELIPAEEGVKGVQFVNEIVGGSIPREFIPAVEKGFNIALTNGVIAGYPLEGVKVRVFDGSYHAVDSDSLSFETAAKLGFREAAKKANPVLMEPFMNVEVVTPEDYLGDVIGDLNRRRGQMEGADMRGNSQIVKAKVPLSEMFGYVTTLRTLTSGRGLSTVTFSHYDRVPDAIETKLLAKIKGETLKV; this is encoded by the coding sequence ATGGCAAAAGCAGAAAATACAAGTCTTGTCTTTAATCGTAACATCGGTATCATGGCACACATTGATGCTGGTAAAACTACGACTACTGAGCGGATATTGTATTATGCCGGTGTGAATTACAAACTAGGTGAAGTACACGAAGGTGCTGCTACCATGGACTGGATGGTTCAGGAGCAGGAAAGAGGAATCACCATTACTTCAGCTACCACAAAGATTTTTTGGAAGTATAAGGATAATGCTTATGCTATAAATATAATAGATACTCCAGGACACGTTGATTTTACTGTTGAAGTAGAACGTTCACTACGAGTTTTGGATGGTGCAGTTGCGCTTTTCTGTGCTGTAGGTGGTGTAGAGCCCCAATCAGAAACAGTATGGAAACAAGCAAATAAGTACAATGTTCCCCGAATCGCATTTGTAAATAAAATGGATAGGGCAGGTGCCGATTTCTTTTCAGTTGTTGACCAGCTGAAGAATAAGTTAGGAGCGAATCCTGTTCCAATTCACATACCAATTGGTGCTGAAAACGAGTTTGTAGGAAGTATTGACCTGATCAAACAAAAAGCATTAATTTGGAATGATGAAGATTTTGGTATGTCATTCGAAGTTCAGGACATTCCTGAAGATATGATCGAAATAACAAGTGAATGGCGAGATAAGTTATTAGAAGCAATTTCTGATAATGACGACCTTTTACTCGAAAAATATTTAACAGATCCTGATACAATAACAGAAGAAGAAATTGAAAATGGTATTCGCAATGCTGCTGTTACCATGAACATTACTCCTGTTTTTTGTGGTTCTGCATTTAAAAATAAAGGAATTCAGCCTTTATTGGATTCAATTATTAAATATTTACCCTCCCCGGTAGATTTACCACCCATCTGTGGGATTAATCCTGATACAGACGAAGAGGAATTCAGAAATTCAGATCCTAAAGAGCCATTCAGTGCGCTTGTTTTTAAAATTGTGACGGATCCTTTTGTAGGTAAATTAGCTTATTTCAGAGTCTATAGTGGAACATTGAACGGAGGCGAAGCTGTATTGAATATTCGAACAAGCAAGAAAGAACGCATGTCCAGAATATATCAGATGCATGCGAATAAACAAAACCCTATTGAATCGATTAAGGCAGGAGATATTGGTGCTGGTGTTGGATTCAGGGATATTAAAACCGGAGATACCTTAACCGCATTAAAAAGTCCAATTCTTTTAGAATCCATGGATTTTCCAGATCCAGTTATTGGTATTGCCGTAGAGCCTCGTACACAGGCAGATATGGATAAACTCAGCATTGCTTTAAGCAAATTAGCAGAAGAAGATCCAACATTTACAGTACGAACGGCTATTGATACAGGTCAAACAGTTATTTCAGGTATGGGTGAATTACATCTGGAAATAATTGTAGATCGTTTAAAAAGAGAATTTAAAGTAGATTGTAACCAAGGAGCACCGGAGGTTTCATATAAAGAAGCTATTACGACTTCAGTTACATATAAAGAAGTATATAAGAAACAAACTGGTGGTAGAGGAAAATTTGCTGAAATAGAGTTTGAATTAATTCCAGCAGAAGAAGGAGTGAAAGGAGTTCAGTTTGTTAATGAAATTGTTGGAGGATCTATTCCTAGAGAATTTATTCCAGCAGTTGAAAAAGGATTCAATATAGCGTTGACAAATGGTGTTATTGCTGGCTATCCTTTAGAAGGTGTTAAAGTTCGGGTTTTTGATGGTAGTTATCATGCTGTTGATTCTGATTCACTTTCTTTCGAAACAGCTGCAAAATTAGGATTCAGAGAAGCCGCAAAAAAGGCTAACCCGGTCTTGATGGAGCCATTTATGAATGTGGAAGTCGTTACACCTGAGGATTATCTTGGGGATGTAATTGGTGATTTGAATAGAAGACGTGGACAAATGGAAGGTGCAGACATGAGAGGAAATTCTCAAATTGTTAAAGCCAAAGTTCCATTGTCAGAAATGTTTGGATATGTGACCACTCTGAGGACATTAACTTCAGGGCGAGGTCTTTCAACAGTAACATTTTCTCATTACGACAGAGTTCCTGACGCAATTGAGACTAAGTTATTAGCGAAAATTAAAGGTGAGACATTAAAAGTATAA
- the rpsG gene encoding 30S ribosomal protein S7, with protein sequence MRKGRPKKHEIKPDPRYGDVLLTKFVNNMMFDGKKAVAFKVIYDALDIVKVKNKEKEELEIWKIALNNIMPAVEVKSRRIGGATFQIPTEVKEGRRASLGMKWMYTYARKRGGKSMADKLAAEILAAYNNEGAAVKKKEDTHRMAEANKAFSHFRF encoded by the coding sequence ATGAGAAAAGGGCGTCCAAAGAAACACGAAATAAAGCCAGATCCAAGATATGGTGATGTTCTGCTGACAAAGTTTGTAAATAACATGATGTTTGACGGTAAAAAAGCAGTCGCATTTAAAGTTATTTACGATGCGTTGGATATCGTGAAAGTGAAGAATAAAGAGAAGGAAGAACTCGAAATTTGGAAAATTGCCCTGAACAATATTATGCCTGCTGTAGAGGTTAAAAGTAGACGTATTGGAGGTGCCACTTTCCAAATTCCTACAGAGGTAAAAGAAGGAAGACGTGCTTCATTAGGTATGAAATGGATGTATACTTATGCACGCAAAAGAGGTGGGAAATCAATGGCTGACAAATTAGCTGCTGAAATTCTGGCCGCATATAACAATGAAGGAGCTGCCGTTAAAAAGAAAGAAGATACACATCGTATGGCAGAAGCAAACAAAGCATTTTCACACTTTAGATTCTAA
- a CDS encoding 30S ribosomal protein S12, protein MPTIQQLVRKGRKQIVKKSKSPALDSCPQKRGVCTRVYTSTPKKPNSAMRKVARVRLTNGKEVNVYIPGEGHNLQEHSIVLIRGGRVKDLPGVRYHIIRGALDTLGVDGRTQSRSKYGTKKPKK, encoded by the coding sequence ATGCCAACTATACAACAATTAGTAAGAAAAGGAAGGAAGCAAATTGTTAAGAAAAGCAAGTCTCCTGCACTGGATTCATGCCCTCAAAAGCGTGGTGTATGTACAAGAGTGTACACCTCTACACCTAAAAAGCCGAATTCTGCAATGAGAAAGGTTGCCAGAGTAAGATTAACGAATGGTAAAGAGGTGAATGTTTACATTCCCGGAGAAGGTCACAATTTGCAAGAACACTCCATTGTATTGATCAGAGGTGGTAGAGTAAAAGACCTTCCTGGTGTTAGGTATCACATTATTCGTGGTGCGCTAGATACATTAGGAGTAGATGGCAGAACACAATCCCGTTCAAAATATGGGACTAAGAAACCTAAAAAATAA
- a CDS encoding DUF3467 domain-containing protein produces MDENKPQQNQLNIELPEEIAEGIYSNLAIITHSNQEFVIDFIRIMPGIPKAKVKSRIVLSPQHAKRLLGALQENVNKFESLHGKIKNEDGFEGIPLNFGGPAPKA; encoded by the coding sequence ATGGATGAAAATAAACCACAGCAAAATCAACTGAACATTGAATTGCCGGAAGAAATAGCGGAAGGGATATACTCGAATTTGGCGATCATAACGCACTCTAATCAAGAGTTTGTTATCGATTTTATCCGAATTATGCCAGGTATCCCTAAAGCTAAAGTAAAGTCTCGGATCGTGTTATCGCCACAACATGCTAAAAGATTACTTGGCGCTTTGCAGGAAAACGTAAATAAGTTTGAGTCCCTTCACGGAAAAATCAAGAATGAAGATGGTTTTGAAGGTATTCCTCTTAATTTCGGAGGACCTGCTCCAAAAGCGTAA
- the rpoC gene encoding DNA-directed RNA polymerase subunit beta': protein MSLRKNKKKIDSNFTKVKIGLASPETILDWSYGEVTKPETINYRTFKPEMGGLFCERIFGPVKDYECHCGKYKRIRYKGIVCDRCGVEVTEKRVRRERIGHINLVVPVAHIWYFKSLPNKIGYLLGISSKKLEMIVYYERYVVIQPGLKEEDGVNRLDFLTEEEYLEIVDSLPEENHYLDDSDPNKFIAKMGGDALFSLLMRINLDDLSYDLRHKANTETSQQRKNEALKRLKVIESFREANTKAENRPEWMMIKILPVMPPELRPLVPLDGGRFASSDLNDLYRRVIIRNNRLKRLIEIKAPEVILRNEKRMLQEAVDSLFDNSRKASAVKTEGNRPLKSLSDMLKGKQGRFRQNLLGKRVDFSGRSVIVVGPTLKMHECGVPKAMAAELFKPFIIRKLIERGIVKTVKSAKKIVERKDNMIWDILENVLKGHPVMLNRAPTLHRLGIQSFQPKLIEGKAIQLHPLVCTGFNADFDGDQMAIHVPLGHAAILEAQLLMLASHNILTPANGSPIVVPSQDMVLGLYYLTKGKRSTKEEPIIGEGSVFYSFEDALIAHNHNKADLHAYVKISVENMQDDGSLKKEIIETTIGRIILNQHVPKEMGFLNELLTKKALRDIIGDIIRRTGYEKTAKFLDDIKDMGFHYSFIGGLSFNLKDIPVPVEKDELILSAQAEVDEITDNYLNGFITNNERYNQVIDIWTRITNSVTKHLLRHLATDRDGFNPIFMMLDSGARGSKEQIRQLGGMRGLMAKPRKHVSGGGAGEIIENPILSNFKEGLSVLEYFISTHGARKGLADTALKTADAGYLTRRLHDVSQDVVIREDDCGTLRGLNISALKDNEEIVETLLERILGRVALHDIYHPITGDKIITAGNEITEEISIIITESPIESVEIRSVLTCEARSGVCEKCYGRNLATGRMIQRGEAVGVIAAQSIGEPGTQLTLRTFHVGGTASKIASESQINAKVDGKLEFSGIRSVQYEVDGQERNIVVSRSGEIRILDTKLNVIVFTHNVPYGAILEVKDGDKVEKGLKICSWDPYNALIISEFDGTIKFKHIIENITFREEADEQTGHKEKVLIETKDKTKIPSIIIEDKDGNVLKDYNAPVGGHIMIQDDIKVTKGTTLIKIPRSTSRTRDITGGLPRVTELFEARNPSNPAVISEIDGVVSFGGVKRGNREIIIASKQGDVKKYLVPLSKHILVQENDFIKAGNALSDGAITPADILKIKGPFAVQQYILNGIQEVYRLQGVKINDKHIEVITRQMMQKVTIVKPGDTRFLENDAVDKFKVIEENNWIYDKKVVIEENDSPNLKKGMIISARRLREENSNLKRKDKKLVEARDAVPATVSPLLQGITRASLGTSSFLSAASFQETTKVLNEAAIAGKVDHMLGIKENVIVGHRIPAGTGLDEFNNVLVGSKEEYELLVGESEKEEITE, encoded by the coding sequence ATGTCTCTTAGAAAGAATAAAAAGAAAATTGATAGCAATTTTACCAAGGTTAAAATTGGTCTTGCATCTCCAGAAACCATTTTAGATTGGTCTTATGGAGAAGTAACAAAACCGGAAACAATTAATTACAGAACATTCAAGCCTGAAATGGGCGGTTTATTCTGTGAGCGAATTTTTGGCCCGGTAAAAGACTATGAATGCCATTGTGGTAAATACAAGCGAATCAGATATAAAGGTATTGTTTGTGATCGTTGCGGTGTTGAAGTAACTGAAAAGCGTGTAAGGCGTGAACGAATTGGACATATTAATCTGGTTGTTCCTGTAGCACATATCTGGTATTTCAAATCACTACCAAACAAAATTGGATACTTACTTGGAATTTCTTCCAAGAAGTTGGAGATGATCGTATACTATGAAAGGTATGTTGTTATCCAGCCAGGTCTTAAAGAAGAAGATGGAGTAAATCGTCTTGATTTCTTAACAGAAGAAGAATATCTAGAGATTGTTGATTCATTACCTGAAGAAAATCATTACTTAGATGATAGTGATCCAAATAAGTTTATTGCTAAAATGGGTGGCGATGCATTGTTTAGTTTATTGATGCGCATCAATTTGGATGATCTTTCTTATGATTTAAGACATAAAGCAAATACAGAAACTTCTCAACAACGTAAAAATGAAGCTTTAAAGAGGCTGAAAGTAATTGAAAGTTTCCGCGAAGCAAATACAAAAGCTGAAAATCGTCCTGAATGGATGATGATTAAAATTTTACCAGTAATGCCTCCTGAATTAAGGCCTTTGGTGCCTTTGGATGGTGGTCGTTTTGCATCTTCTGACTTAAATGATTTATACAGAAGAGTTATCATTAGAAATAATCGACTGAAGAGACTGATTGAAATAAAAGCTCCTGAAGTTATTCTTAGAAACGAAAAGAGAATGCTTCAAGAAGCTGTCGATTCATTATTTGATAATTCACGTAAAGCAAGTGCTGTAAAAACGGAAGGTAACCGTCCTTTGAAATCTCTTAGTGATATGCTAAAGGGAAAGCAAGGACGTTTCCGTCAGAACTTATTAGGTAAAAGAGTTGACTTTTCCGGTCGTTCTGTTATTGTTGTAGGTCCAACACTTAAAATGCATGAGTGTGGTGTGCCTAAAGCAATGGCTGCTGAATTGTTTAAGCCTTTCATTATCAGAAAACTGATTGAAAGAGGTATTGTTAAAACAGTTAAATCGGCTAAGAAAATAGTTGAGCGTAAGGACAATATGATATGGGATATCCTCGAAAATGTATTGAAAGGCCATCCTGTTATGTTAAACCGTGCTCCAACTTTGCACAGGTTAGGTATTCAATCATTCCAGCCAAAATTAATTGAAGGAAAAGCCATCCAATTACATCCTCTTGTTTGTACTGGATTTAATGCTGACTTTGATGGTGACCAAATGGCGATTCACGTTCCATTGGGCCACGCTGCTATATTAGAGGCACAACTATTAATGCTTGCCTCGCACAACATTCTTACTCCTGCTAATGGATCTCCAATTGTAGTTCCATCTCAGGATATGGTTTTAGGTCTTTATTATCTGACAAAAGGTAAAAGATCGACTAAAGAAGAGCCTATTATTGGTGAAGGAAGTGTTTTCTATTCATTCGAAGATGCTTTAATTGCCCATAATCATAATAAGGCCGATCTGCATGCATATGTAAAGATTTCAGTCGAGAATATGCAGGATGATGGAAGCCTTAAGAAAGAAATAATTGAAACCACTATTGGTCGGATTATTCTGAATCAACACGTTCCAAAGGAAATGGGATTCTTGAATGAGCTTTTAACGAAGAAAGCTTTACGAGATATTATTGGAGATATTATCAGGAGAACTGGTTATGAAAAAACAGCCAAATTCCTTGATGATATTAAAGATATGGGTTTCCATTACTCATTTATTGGCGGACTTTCCTTTAACCTGAAGGACATACCTGTTCCTGTTGAAAAGGACGAACTTATTTTAAGTGCTCAGGCCGAAGTTGATGAAATTACCGATAACTATTTGAATGGTTTTATCACCAACAATGAAAGATACAATCAGGTTATCGATATCTGGACTAGAATTACAAATAGTGTCACCAAACATCTTTTAAGACACTTAGCAACAGATAGAGATGGGTTTAATCCGATTTTCATGATGCTTGATTCTGGTGCCAGAGGTTCTAAAGAACAGATTAGACAGCTTGGTGGAATGAGGGGATTGATGGCTAAACCACGTAAACACGTTTCTGGTGGTGGTGCAGGTGAAATTATTGAAAACCCAATTCTTTCTAACTTTAAAGAAGGATTGTCAGTTCTTGAGTATTTCATCTCTACTCACGGTGCTCGTAAAGGTCTTGCTGATACTGCCCTGAAAACTGCGGATGCTGGTTATTTAACTAGACGACTTCATGATGTATCTCAAGATGTAGTTATACGTGAAGATGATTGTGGTACTTTAAGAGGATTGAATATTTCTGCCCTTAAAGACAATGAAGAAATTGTTGAAACTTTATTGGAAAGAATACTTGGACGTGTTGCCTTACATGATATTTACCATCCTATTACAGGAGATAAAATTATTACTGCAGGGAATGAAATAACAGAAGAGATTTCAATTATAATAACAGAGAGCCCAATTGAAAGTGTTGAAATTCGTTCAGTACTTACATGTGAAGCTCGAAGTGGAGTTTGTGAGAAGTGTTATGGACGTAACCTGGCAACTGGTCGCATGATTCAGCGCGGAGAAGCTGTTGGAGTTATTGCTGCTCAATCAATTGGTGAACCTGGAACACAGCTTACACTTCGTACTTTCCACGTTGGAGGAACAGCATCTAAAATTGCATCTGAAAGTCAGATTAATGCAAAAGTTGATGGAAAACTGGAGTTCTCTGGAATACGTAGTGTTCAGTATGAAGTTGACGGACAAGAACGTAATATAGTTGTGAGTCGTTCTGGTGAAATCAGAATATTAGACACAAAATTAAATGTCATTGTATTTACTCATAATGTTCCTTATGGAGCTATTTTGGAAGTGAAAGATGGTGATAAAGTTGAAAAAGGACTCAAAATATGTAGTTGGGATCCGTATAATGCGCTGATTATTTCAGAATTTGATGGTACAATTAAGTTCAAGCACATTATTGAGAATATTACATTTAGAGAAGAAGCAGATGAGCAAACCGGTCACAAAGAGAAGGTGCTTATTGAAACAAAAGATAAAACAAAAATTCCTTCCATTATTATCGAAGATAAAGATGGAAATGTATTAAAAGATTATAATGCACCTGTTGGAGGTCACATTATGATTCAGGATGACATTAAAGTCACAAAGGGAACAACCTTGATAAAAATTCCAAGATCGACTAGTCGAACTCGAGATATTACAGGTGGTTTGCCAAGGGTAACCGAGCTTTTTGAAGCACGTAATCCTTCAAATCCTGCTGTTATTTCTGAGATTGATGGTGTTGTATCTTTTGGTGGAGTTAAAAGAGGAAATAGAGAGATCATTATTGCCTCAAAACAAGGCGATGTAAAGAAATATCTTGTTCCTTTGTCAAAACATATCCTGGTTCAGGAAAATGACTTTATCAAAGCAGGAAATGCATTGTCAGATGGTGCAATTACACCAGCTGATATATTGAAAATAAAAGGACCGTTTGCAGTACAGCAATATATATTGAATGGAATCCAAGAAGTTTATCGTTTGCAAGGTGTGAAAATCAATGACAAACACATTGAAGTTATCACTCGACAAATGATGCAGAAGGTGACCATAGTGAAGCCTGGAGATACCAGATTCCTTGAGAATGATGCAGTTGATAAGTTCAAAGTTATTGAAGAAAATAACTGGATCTACGATAAGAAAGTAGTCATCGAAGAAAACGATTCACCAAATCTTAAGAAAGGAATGATTATCAGTGCCAGAAGGTTAAGGGAAGAAAACTCTAACCTGAAGCGTAAAGATAAAAAATTGGTAGAAGCCAGAGATGCTGTTCCAGCTACGGTAAGTCCGTTACTACAAGGAATCACCCGAGCTAGTTTAGGTACTAGTAGTTTTCTGTCCGCGGCCTCGTTCCAGGAAACAACAAAAGTGCTTAACGAAGCGGCAATTGCAGGTAAGGTTGATCATATGCTTGGTATTAAGGAAAATGTTATTGTTGGACATAGAATTCCGGCCGGAACCGGATTAGATGAGTTCAATAATGTTTTGGTTGGCTCAAAGGAAGAATATGAACTTCTGGTAGGCGAATCTGAAAAAGAAGAAATAACAGAATAA